The Bacteroidota bacterium genome includes the window GCTTCTCCCCATCCGATAAAGCCTCCAATATTTCTGTCATCGATAAACAGGTCTGCATGAATTTTTCTGCTGATACCGTTTACAAGTTCATTATCATAGCTCTCATTTACAGCATAAAACTCAATACCGTTTTCGCTACAAAATTTTACGGCTTTTTTTAGCATATCACCTTTTCTGTATGTCCAAAGAATTAGCCTATGACCTTCATCCTGAAGTTTTTTCATAGTTTCAAATGCGAATAGCATCGGTTTTCCGATGTTAGGATATTCGTCTTCAACTATTGTACCGTCGAAATCGACAGCTATTATTAAGGATTTTTTCGAAATCATAAACTAAAAATGTTTTTACAGTTTGCAAATATAGCTTATTAAGGCAAAAGTAAAAAAGTTAAGGGTTGATAGTTCAAAGTTCAAAGACAAAAGATACCTGCCTGCGTGACTCAGTCAGGCAGGAAAGAGAAAAGATACCTGCCTGCGTGACCCAGTC containing:
- a CDS encoding hydrolase; protein product: MISKKSLIIAVDFDGTIVEDEYPNIGKPMLFAFETMKKLQDEGHRLILWTYRKGDMLKKAVKFCSENGIEFYAVNESYDNELVNGISRKIHADLFIDDRNIGGFIGWGEAYQAINKRELNIDSQLKKQKKGFLSIFRR